Proteins encoded within one genomic window of Solibaculum mannosilyticum:
- a CDS encoding alanine racemase: MTTLMVQIDKVLYNFRALVKAAGKSQVIPVLEGNAYGLGDVPIARLLHQSGVGLVAVSRLEEAERLISAVTNVDVLLMSCLNADTARRVVQQDRIIASIGSNEEAVLLSSAAREFNTRARVHVHFDCGMARGGFPVSEAGKVVRTIKGLGNLLVCGIYSQPPGPFKSEKKERARFRSFQEAVRLFKREGIDPEVIHYAGPMGFLTFPWMRTQAVRLDDALLGGSPYREKWGLRQVGRVVAEVSQVYWVPEGRKIGPQAAFHTRRATRVAVVPVGFADGLFTEWRQNNAFSFWRKHRLTCEISGQTVPVIGHVGYTSMAVDVTDITCSSGDLVYIDASPDHINATMRRDYV, encoded by the coding sequence ATGACGACCCTAATGGTACAAATCGACAAGGTTTTATATAATTTCCGCGCCCTTGTGAAAGCGGCCGGTAAATCTCAGGTCATCCCGGTGCTGGAGGGCAACGCCTACGGCCTGGGGGATGTCCCCATCGCGCGCCTGCTCCATCAGAGCGGCGTAGGTCTGGTGGCAGTGTCCCGGCTGGAGGAGGCTGAACGTCTGATCAGCGCCGTCACCAATGTGGACGTGCTGCTGATGTCCTGCCTCAATGCCGATACGGCCAGACGAGTGGTACAGCAGGATCGCATCATCGCTTCGATCGGCTCCAATGAGGAGGCTGTCCTGCTCAGCAGCGCCGCCCGGGAGTTTAACACACGGGCAAGGGTACATGTGCACTTTGACTGCGGCATGGCTCGGGGCGGATTCCCCGTATCAGAAGCGGGCAAGGTGGTGCGTACCATCAAGGGGCTGGGCAATTTGCTGGTGTGCGGGATTTATTCCCAGCCTCCCGGCCCCTTCAAAAGTGAGAAAAAGGAACGAGCCCGATTCCGCAGCTTCCAGGAAGCGGTGCGTCTCTTTAAACGGGAGGGCATCGATCCCGAGGTGATCCATTATGCGGGGCCTATGGGGTTCCTCACCTTCCCCTGGATGCGCACTCAGGCCGTCCGTCTGGACGACGCTCTGTTGGGCGGTTCCCCGTATCGAGAAAAATGGGGACTCCGTCAGGTAGGACGTGTGGTGGCCGAGGTCAGCCAGGTGTATTGGGTGCCGGAGGGACGGAAAATCGGTCCCCAGGCCGCCTTCCACACGCGGCGTGCTACTAGAGTTGCCGTTGTACCGGTGGGGTTTGCCGACGGCCTCTTTACCGAGTGGCGTCAAAACAATGCCTTCTCTTTCTGGCGCAAACACCGTCTGACTTGTGAAATCAGCGGGCAGACGGTGCCGGTCATCGGCCATGTGGGATATACTTCCATGGCGGTGGACGTCACGGATATCACCTGTTCCTCCGGCGATTTGGTTTACATCGACGCAAGCCCCGATCACATCAATGCTACCATGAGGAGGGACTATGTCTAA
- a CDS encoding DNA-3-methyladenine glycosylase family protein, translating to MEYRVLPHGIEVKASCFDLDETLSCGQCFRWDQLGPGNWRGVVSGRTIIVRQSEDVLLLEGADLADFQELWRPYFDLDRDYNALRQEMAEHPVLAPIVAFAPGIHILAQPAWEALCSFLISQNNNIPRIRSIVSRLCADFGEPLADGLFAFPTPEALACVTLEQLAPLRCGYRAPYLIDAARKVADGHLDLEAIARLPLDEARERLRSVKGVGPKVAECVLLYGMGRMDAFPADVWIKRTMGILFPQGLPSCFAHCAGLAQQYIYHWSRCGPGREILQEQSS from the coding sequence ATGGAATACCGCGTATTACCCCACGGCATCGAGGTCAAAGCCTCCTGCTTTGATCTGGACGAGACGCTGAGCTGCGGCCAGTGCTTCCGATGGGATCAGCTGGGTCCGGGCAATTGGAGAGGAGTGGTGTCCGGACGGACAATAATAGTCCGTCAATCAGAGGATGTCCTCCTGCTGGAAGGGGCTGATCTCGCCGATTTCCAGGAGCTCTGGCGCCCCTACTTTGATCTGGACCGGGATTACAATGCCCTCCGCCAAGAGATGGCGGAGCATCCCGTCCTGGCCCCTATCGTGGCCTTTGCCCCAGGCATCCACATTCTCGCCCAACCGGCCTGGGAAGCCCTGTGCTCCTTCCTGATCTCGCAAAACAACAACATTCCCCGTATTCGATCCATTGTGTCCCGCCTATGTGCCGATTTCGGCGAGCCCCTGGCCGACGGCCTTTTCGCCTTTCCCACGCCGGAAGCCTTAGCCTGTGTCACACTAGAGCAACTGGCTCCTCTGCGCTGCGGTTACCGTGCCCCCTATCTTATCGACGCCGCCCGCAAAGTGGCCGATGGCCACCTTGATCTGGAGGCGATTGCCCGTCTGCCCTTGGATGAGGCGCGGGAACGGCTTCGCTCTGTCAAGGGCGTGGGACCCAAGGTGGCTGAATGCGTCCTGCTCTACGGCATGGGACGCATGGACGCCTTCCCCGCCGACGTATGGATCAAGCGCACAATGGGGATTTTATTCCCTCAGGGACTCCCCTCCTGTTTTGCCCATTGTGCGGGACTTGCCCAACAGTATATCTACCATTGGTCAAGATGTGGTCCCGGCCGGGAGATTTTACAGGAACAATCGTCATAA
- a CDS encoding vitamin B12-dependent ribonucleotide reductase → MEINQNARTVLERRYLIRNSQGQTMETVEQLFERVANAIAQPDEKFHPDADPTKTAKEFLEVLTSLDFLPNSPTLMNAGRPLGQLSACFVLPVDDSMEDIFESIKNAALIHKSGGGTGFSFSRLRPKGSTVNTTGGVASGPVSFMRVFNMATEAVKQGGTRRGANMGILRVDHPDILEFIDCKKVNTEITNFNISVGITEAFMEAVERGEEYPLIDPSTNRVTGTLNAREVFDKIVDSAWRNGEPGIIFLDRLNRDNVVPSQGEIESTNPCGEQPLLPYEACNLGSINLTRMVKETVDGRFEMDWDHLGRTVATAVHFLDNVIEANRYPLAIIDQVTRSTRKIGLGVMGWADALLMLGLPYGSPESIQLAHEVMEFINQKGHEASERLAEERGAFPLFEESTLKDGSPLRNATITTIAPTGTLSIIAGCSSGVEPVFAYVFIRNIMDGTEMIEVNPILKRELTRRGLYSDDLMRRIAKEGTIAHMDDIPEDIRRVFLSAHDISPEAHIRMQAAFQDHTDNAVSKTVNFPHDATREDVAQVYRLAYRLGCKGVTIYRDGSRDSQVLNIGKVSGSQEPEAAAAITPRQRPEITNGFTERVKIGCGNLYITVNYDDKGICEVFTNTGKAGGCPSQSEATARLISVALRSGIKVEKLVDQLKGIRCPSTIRQPGMKCTSCPDAIARALEKLQKMQNGFGAAQQGENIPAPVMTQPTVDKALPNPGAMRFCPECGIPLEHEGGCVICRNCGYSKCN, encoded by the coding sequence ATGGAGATTAACCAAAATGCCCGTACGGTACTGGAGCGGCGGTATCTGATCCGTAACAGCCAGGGGCAAACAATGGAGACAGTAGAACAACTATTTGAACGGGTGGCAAATGCCATCGCCCAGCCCGATGAGAAATTTCATCCCGACGCCGACCCGACTAAAACCGCCAAAGAATTTTTGGAGGTATTGACCTCCCTGGACTTCCTGCCCAATTCTCCCACCCTGATGAACGCCGGGCGTCCCTTAGGCCAGCTTTCGGCCTGCTTCGTCCTTCCGGTTGACGACAGCATGGAGGATATCTTTGAATCCATCAAGAACGCCGCTCTCATCCACAAATCGGGCGGCGGCACCGGCTTCTCCTTCTCCCGACTGCGCCCCAAGGGGTCGACCGTCAATACCACCGGCGGCGTGGCCTCCGGCCCGGTCAGCTTTATGCGGGTGTTCAATATGGCCACCGAAGCCGTCAAACAGGGCGGTACCCGCCGCGGCGCCAACATGGGCATCCTCCGTGTGGATCATCCCGACATCTTAGAATTTATCGACTGCAAAAAGGTTAACACCGAAATCACCAATTTCAATATCTCGGTGGGCATCACCGAAGCCTTTATGGAGGCGGTGGAACGGGGCGAGGAATATCCTCTCATCGACCCCTCCACCAATCGGGTCACCGGTACCCTGAATGCCCGGGAGGTCTTTGATAAAATCGTCGATTCGGCCTGGCGCAACGGCGAACCGGGCATCATCTTCCTGGACCGGCTCAATCGGGACAATGTGGTTCCCTCCCAGGGGGAGATCGAATCCACCAACCCCTGCGGCGAACAACCCCTCCTGCCCTACGAAGCCTGTAATTTAGGCTCCATCAACCTGACCCGCATGGTCAAGGAGACGGTGGACGGGCGTTTTGAAATGGATTGGGACCATCTGGGACGCACCGTAGCCACAGCCGTCCATTTTCTGGACAACGTCATTGAGGCAAACCGTTATCCTCTCGCCATCATCGACCAGGTCACCCGTTCCACCCGCAAGATCGGGCTGGGAGTCATGGGATGGGCCGATGCCCTTCTCATGCTGGGACTGCCCTACGGCTCTCCGGAATCCATCCAGCTGGCCCACGAGGTGATGGAATTTATCAACCAGAAAGGCCATGAGGCCAGCGAACGCCTGGCCGAAGAGCGCGGAGCCTTCCCTTTGTTTGAAGAGAGCACATTAAAGGACGGTTCCCCTCTGCGCAACGCCACCATCACCACCATCGCGCCCACCGGTACCCTTTCCATCATCGCCGGATGCTCTTCCGGCGTGGAACCGGTGTTTGCCTATGTATTCATCCGCAACATCATGGACGGCACCGAGATGATCGAGGTCAATCCCATCCTCAAGCGGGAGCTCACAAGACGCGGCCTTTATTCCGACGATCTCATGCGGCGCATCGCCAAGGAGGGGACCATCGCCCACATGGACGATATCCCGGAGGATATCCGCCGGGTATTCCTCTCGGCTCACGACATCTCTCCCGAAGCCCACATCCGCATGCAGGCCGCCTTCCAGGATCACACCGACAACGCTGTATCCAAAACCGTCAATTTCCCTCACGATGCCACCCGCGAGGATGTAGCCCAAGTCTACCGCCTTGCCTATCGCCTGGGCTGCAAGGGCGTCACCATCTACCGGGACGGCAGCCGGGATTCCCAGGTACTCAACATCGGGAAGGTCTCTGGATCCCAGGAGCCGGAAGCAGCGGCCGCCATTACCCCTCGTCAACGTCCCGAGATCACCAACGGCTTTACCGAACGGGTTAAGATCGGATGCGGCAACCTTTACATCACCGTCAATTACGACGACAAGGGCATCTGCGAAGTGTTTACCAACACCGGCAAGGCCGGCGGATGTCCCTCTCAGTCGGAGGCCACGGCACGTCTCATTTCAGTGGCGCTGCGTTCGGGCATCAAGGTGGAAAAGCTGGTGGATCAGCTCAAGGGCATCCGTTGTCCCTCCACCATCCGTCAGCCGGGTATGAAGTGCACCTCTTGTCCCGACGCCATCGCTCGGGCCTTGGAAAAACTCCAAAAGATGCAAAATGGGTTTGGGGCAGCGCAGCAGGGAGAAAACATTCCCGCCCCTGTCATGACACAGCCCACGGTGGACAAGGCTCTGCCCAATCCCGGAGCCATGCGGTTCTGTCCGGAATGCGGCATACCCCTGGAGCACGAGGGCGGCTGCGTCATCTGCCGCAACTGTGGATATTCCAAATGCAACTGA
- a CDS encoding ribokinase, with the protein MENEIPVQHRITIGRPADGKAGRQAKRSVKNMKILNYGSLNIDYVYDVPHFVQPGETIHAPSRTIHCGGKGLNQSVALAKAGAKVYHAGRIGEDGGFLLETLKQEGIDTQFITVSQEPTGHAVIQVDAKGENAIVIYGGANRTITSREIAKVFEHFEAGDMLVLQNEINDLDLIMKTARERGMIVVFNPAPFDGQVLSLPLETVNLFVVNRQEGAALSGCTRAEDIVKGIVQKYPSSAVVLTLGSKGSLYYDGTRMLTQGIYNAPVIDTTGAGDTYIGYFAAMWAQGSEIQRAMDLASKASSIAVSHPGAAVSIPAMDEVQDTYLDAVSLEDGEIPLL; encoded by the coding sequence TTGGAGAATGAGATCCCGGTGCAGCACCGCATCACCATAGGGCGTCCGGCCGATGGAAAGGCCGGACGCCAAGCTAAGAGGAGTGTGAAAAATATGAAAATTCTCAATTATGGTTCCCTCAACATCGATTATGTCTATGACGTCCCCCACTTTGTACAACCGGGGGAGACCATACATGCCCCCTCCCGCACCATCCACTGCGGCGGAAAAGGACTCAATCAATCAGTAGCGCTGGCAAAGGCAGGGGCTAAGGTGTACCATGCCGGACGCATCGGGGAGGACGGCGGTTTTCTATTGGAGACCCTCAAGCAGGAGGGCATTGATACCCAGTTTATTACCGTATCCCAGGAACCCACTGGCCATGCAGTCATCCAGGTGGATGCAAAAGGGGAAAACGCCATTGTCATTTATGGTGGCGCCAACCGTACCATTACATCCCGTGAGATTGCCAAAGTGTTTGAACACTTTGAGGCAGGGGATATGCTGGTTCTGCAAAACGAGATCAACGACCTGGATCTCATCATGAAGACCGCCAGGGAACGGGGGATGATCGTAGTATTTAATCCTGCTCCTTTTGACGGGCAGGTTCTAAGCCTTCCATTGGAAACGGTCAACTTGTTTGTGGTCAACCGGCAGGAGGGAGCGGCCTTGAGCGGATGTACCCGTGCTGAGGATATTGTCAAGGGCATTGTGCAGAAATACCCCTCCAGTGCAGTGGTGCTTACCTTAGGATCCAAAGGCAGCCTCTATTACGACGGCACCCGTATGCTGACCCAGGGGATCTACAATGCGCCGGTCATCGATACCACCGGCGCAGGGGATACCTACATCGGCTATTTTGCCGCCATGTGGGCCCAGGGGTCGGAGATACAGAGGGCAATGGATCTGGCATCCAAAGCGTCGTCGATTGCGGTATCCCATCCGGGGGCGGCAGTGTCCATCCCCGCTATGGATGAAGTACAGGATACCTATTTGGACGCTGTTTCACTGGAGGATGGGGAGATTCCGCTGCTTTAA
- a CDS encoding M14 family metallopeptidase has translation MSIVTACHPDYATVRDWAEALTKKYPFLEKMEPGRTSLGRSILCLTLGQAEDKVLYVGGVHGSEWLTVLTLMRFTEKLCEAIDTGRRVSNIDVRNAMVGRGLVIVPCLNPDGTEIALRGAAGALWNARQVSALAKGDFPHWQANARGVDLNHNFDAGWEILHEMEIKSGIRGPAMRQYGGPAAHSEPESSWLVKLCRTYPFRHVLAMHSQGEEIYWCYGDNTPPRSKVMAGVLAASSGYQMSSPDGLASHGGFKDWFIEEFHRPAFTIEIGRGKNPLPLSDYPDVYDKIEEMLLLAALM, from the coding sequence ATGAGTATTGTAACTGCCTGCCATCCCGACTATGCCACGGTACGCGATTGGGCGGAAGCCTTGACCAAAAAGTACCCTTTCCTGGAGAAAATGGAGCCGGGACGCACGAGCCTGGGACGTTCGATTTTGTGTCTCACTCTGGGCCAGGCCGAGGATAAGGTCTTGTACGTCGGAGGCGTCCACGGCAGCGAATGGCTGACTGTCCTGACCCTCATGCGTTTCACAGAGAAGCTGTGTGAGGCCATTGATACGGGCCGCCGGGTATCCAACATCGATGTGCGAAACGCCATGGTGGGACGGGGCTTGGTCATTGTACCATGCCTCAATCCCGACGGGACCGAGATCGCCCTGCGAGGCGCTGCCGGCGCTTTGTGGAACGCTAGACAGGTGTCGGCATTGGCGAAAGGGGATTTCCCTCATTGGCAGGCCAATGCCCGCGGCGTCGATCTCAACCACAACTTTGACGCCGGATGGGAAATCCTCCACGAGATGGAGATCAAATCCGGGATCCGCGGTCCTGCCATGAGACAGTACGGCGGTCCCGCCGCTCACAGTGAACCGGAATCTTCCTGGCTTGTGAAGCTGTGCCGCACGTATCCCTTCCGTCACGTCTTGGCCATGCACAGCCAGGGGGAGGAAATCTACTGGTGCTATGGCGACAATACCCCGCCCAGATCCAAAGTGATGGCCGGCGTCCTGGCCGCTTCCAGCGGGTACCAGATGTCGTCACCCGACGGCCTTGCTTCCCACGGCGGTTTTAAAGATTGGTTTATTGAGGAATTTCATCGTCCGGCCTTTACCATTGAAATCGGCCGGGGGAAAAATCCCCTTCCCTTGAGCGATTATCCGGATGTTTACGATAAAATCGAGGAGATGCTGCTCTTAGCCGCTCTCATGTAA